In Chitinophaga nivalis, a single genomic region encodes these proteins:
- a CDS encoding error-prone DNA polymerase, whose product MGYTELQITTNFSFLRGASHPEELVEQALSLGYTAIAITDHNTLAGIVRAHAAARGKDIRIIPACRLDLQDGPPLLAYPTDRAAYGRLSAMLSTGNLRTEKGKCILYKKDVYQYAAGIKFVMIPPVALNGAFDFEDDFKRAAREYRQHFKSDLYMAASWSYRGNDGKKLYRIAQCCAALHIGMVATNDVYYHHPERRELQDIVTCVREKCTIHDAGYRLYQNAERYLKPIAEIQRLFRHYPEALAHAQEIAASCQFSLDSLEYVYPEEITTEGRTPQEELEMLTWRGAGERFPDGIPEKVANSIREELAFMARKNYAAYFLTVYDLVRFARSQDILCQGRGSAANSVVCFCLGITAINPQKVNLLFARFMSDARDEAPDIDVDFEHERREEVIQYVYAKYGRDRAGIVATVTQVHWKGAIRDVGKAMGLSMDAVDHLAKAGYEFTDEWMEGNTASSKGFKAKDPVLMKVLELTDQYIGFPRQLGQHTGGFVITQHQLSDLCPILHARMEGRTNIEWNKDDIETLGFLKVDVLALGMLTCIRKAFDLLRLYYDQHYTLATIPEEDEAVYDMICKADTIGVFQIESRAQMSMLPRLKPRQFYDLVIEVAIVRPGPIQGGMVHPYLRRRNNEEAAVYPKPELEAILKRTLGVPLFQEQAMEIAMVAADFTAAEADGLRRSMATFKAHGQVVKWREKLIAGMVKKGYDLAFAERIFKQLEGFGSYGFPESHAASFALLVYVSCWIKCYYPDVFACALLNSQPMGFYAPAQLVTDARNHGVVVRPVDVNHSHWNNTLEEQAGKYRVLRLGFRQVKGLGQEEMERLIAGRAASYVNIHAMMDAGVSLTTLERLADADAFRSMKMDRRQALWEVSALADRPHALFEGQPSASAGEAPVQLPLMTPSEQVVQDYAAMALSLKAHPVSFVRRQLFERKVLSIRELDLWPDGTPLRVAGLVLVRQRPGTASGICFITIEDETGSANLVAFARIFEQFRKEIVTARLLMVEGKLQREGIVTHVVIEKCYNCNAWLNQLSVPTDEEQRMKVSYSDHTSPAMKKPAPKMVQAELFPKGRNFK is encoded by the coding sequence ATGGGATATACGGAATTACAGATCACAACGAATTTTAGCTTCTTACGGGGCGCATCGCACCCGGAAGAACTTGTGGAACAGGCACTCAGCCTGGGATACACGGCGATAGCCATTACTGACCATAATACGTTGGCCGGTATTGTACGGGCGCATGCGGCCGCAAGAGGGAAAGATATCAGGATCATCCCTGCCTGCCGGCTGGATTTACAGGATGGGCCGCCATTATTGGCTTATCCTACTGACAGGGCTGCCTATGGCCGTTTGTCAGCCATGTTGTCTACCGGTAACCTCCGTACGGAAAAAGGTAAATGTATACTCTATAAAAAAGATGTGTATCAATATGCAGCAGGCATCAAATTCGTAATGATACCACCTGTTGCTTTAAATGGCGCTTTTGATTTTGAAGATGATTTTAAAAGAGCGGCCAGGGAGTACCGGCAACATTTCAAATCGGACTTATACATGGCGGCGTCGTGGTCTTACCGGGGCAATGACGGGAAGAAACTGTACCGCATTGCGCAGTGTTGCGCCGCGCTGCATATTGGTATGGTAGCTACGAATGACGTATACTATCATCATCCGGAGCGGCGGGAACTGCAGGATATTGTGACCTGCGTAAGGGAAAAATGTACGATTCATGATGCCGGATACCGGCTGTACCAGAATGCGGAGCGTTATCTGAAACCGATCGCAGAAATACAGCGTTTGTTCCGGCATTATCCGGAAGCATTGGCGCATGCACAGGAAATAGCCGCCTCCTGTCAGTTTTCGCTGGACAGCCTGGAATACGTTTACCCGGAAGAAATCACCACAGAAGGCCGGACACCCCAGGAGGAGCTGGAAATGCTGACCTGGCGCGGCGCCGGCGAACGATTCCCGGATGGTATTCCGGAGAAAGTAGCGAACAGTATCAGGGAAGAACTGGCTTTTATGGCCCGGAAAAATTATGCAGCATATTTTCTGACGGTATATGACCTGGTACGTTTTGCAAGAAGCCAGGATATTTTATGCCAGGGCCGTGGCTCTGCGGCCAACTCCGTTGTATGTTTTTGTTTGGGCATTACGGCTATCAATCCCCAGAAAGTAAACCTGTTGTTTGCCCGCTTTATGTCTGATGCCAGGGATGAAGCCCCGGACATAGATGTGGATTTTGAACACGAGCGCAGGGAAGAAGTGATTCAGTATGTCTACGCAAAATATGGCCGCGACAGAGCAGGGATTGTAGCTACTGTGACCCAGGTGCATTGGAAAGGGGCGATACGGGATGTAGGAAAGGCAATGGGTTTGTCGATGGATGCGGTAGATCATCTGGCGAAAGCCGGGTATGAATTTACCGACGAATGGATGGAAGGAAATACGGCTTCCAGTAAAGGCTTTAAAGCGAAAGATCCGGTGCTGATGAAAGTACTGGAACTGACAGACCAATACATTGGCTTTCCGCGGCAGCTGGGGCAGCATACCGGCGGATTTGTTATTACGCAGCACCAGCTGTCTGACCTTTGCCCTATCCTCCATGCTAGAATGGAAGGCCGTACCAATATTGAATGGAACAAAGACGATATCGAAACACTGGGATTCCTCAAGGTGGATGTGCTGGCACTGGGTATGCTCACCTGTATCCGTAAAGCGTTTGACCTGCTCCGGTTGTATTATGACCAGCATTATACCTTAGCTACTATTCCGGAAGAAGATGAAGCGGTGTATGATATGATCTGTAAAGCAGATACGATTGGCGTATTTCAGATAGAAAGCCGGGCACAGATGTCGATGTTGCCGAGATTAAAGCCCCGTCAGTTTTATGACCTGGTCATTGAAGTGGCGATTGTAAGACCCGGACCTATTCAGGGCGGCATGGTGCATCCTTATCTCCGCAGACGGAACAACGAAGAAGCAGCCGTGTATCCTAAACCAGAACTGGAAGCCATTCTTAAGCGCACCCTGGGCGTACCGTTATTTCAGGAGCAAGCCATGGAAATTGCTATGGTGGCTGCGGATTTTACCGCAGCAGAAGCAGATGGCCTCCGGCGCAGCATGGCTACTTTCAAAGCACACGGACAGGTGGTGAAGTGGCGGGAGAAATTGATTGCCGGGATGGTGAAAAAAGGCTACGACCTGGCATTTGCCGAACGGATATTCAAGCAGCTGGAAGGATTCGGTTCTTACGGTTTTCCGGAGAGCCATGCTGCCAGTTTTGCGTTGCTGGTATATGTTTCCTGCTGGATTAAATGTTATTACCCCGATGTTTTTGCCTGTGCCTTGCTGAACAGTCAGCCGATGGGTTTCTATGCGCCCGCACAACTGGTGACGGATGCCCGTAATCATGGTGTGGTCGTACGTCCGGTGGATGTGAACCATTCACATTGGAACAATACCCTGGAAGAGCAGGCCGGCAAATACCGGGTACTGAGACTGGGATTCAGGCAGGTAAAAGGATTGGGGCAGGAAGAGATGGAACGGCTGATAGCAGGAAGGGCAGCGTCTTATGTGAATATACATGCCATGATGGATGCCGGCGTAAGTTTAACTACGCTGGAGCGGTTGGCAGATGCAGATGCTTTCCGGTCTATGAAAATGGACCGCCGGCAGGCATTATGGGAAGTGTCGGCATTGGCAGACAGACCCCACGCGCTCTTTGAAGGCCAGCCATCAGCGAGTGCCGGCGAAGCACCGGTGCAGCTGCCATTGATGACGCCTTCCGAACAGGTGGTACAGGATTACGCTGCCATGGCTTTATCGCTGAAAGCCCATCCGGTAAGTTTTGTACGCCGGCAGCTGTTTGAACGCAAGGTGCTGTCTATCCGGGAACTGGACCTGTGGCCGGATGGAACGCCTTTGAGGGTAGCAGGACTGGTATTGGTACGCCAACGACCCGGCACGGCGAGCGGTATCTGTTTTATCACCATTGAAGATGAAACCGGCAGCGCCAACCTGGTGGCTTTTGCCCGCATTTTTGAACAGTTCCGGAAAGAGATCGTGACAGCACGTTTGCTGATGGTGGAAGGGAAATTGCAGCGGGAAGGTATTGTAACACATGTTGTCATTGAAAAATGCTATAACTGCAATGCATGGCTTAATCAGCTATCGGTGCCGACTGACGAAGAACAGCGGATGAAGGTATCTTATAGTGATCATACATCTCCTGCCATGAAAAAGCCGGCTCCTAAAATGGTACAGGCGGAACTTTTTCCGAAAGGCAGGAATTTTAAATAG